A region from the Fundulus heteroclitus isolate FHET01 chromosome 22, MU-UCD_Fhet_4.1, whole genome shotgun sequence genome encodes:
- the ppm1ba gene encoding protein phosphatase 1B isoform X4 codes for MGAFLDKPKTEKHNSHGEGNGVRYGLSSMQGWRVEMEDAHTAVLGLQTPGMTDWSFFAVYDGHAGSRVANYCSKHLLEHIITASLGAGVTPGSQAGSDSSSLDSQALPAPAVEAVKAGIRTGFLRIDEHMRSFSDLRNGMDRSGSTAVGILLSPDHFFFINCGDSRAVLYRNSQVCFSTLDHKPCNPRERERIQNAGGSVMIQRVNGSLAVSRALGDYDYKCVDGKGPTEQLVSPEPEVYVMVRAPEQDQFIILACDGIWDVMSNEELCEFVKSRLEVCDDLERVCNEVVDTCLHKGSRDNMSIVLVCLPNAPKVSEEAVRREAVVNKYLEARVEEMLCRPNDEGFPDLVTVMRNLASDSGMPPLPPGGGLASKRSIIEAVYNRLNPYKEEDGPSCFI; via the exons ATGGGGGCGTTTCTGGACAAACCCAAAACGGAGAAGCACAACTCTCACGGCGAGGGGAACGGCGTGCGCTATGGGTTGAGCTCCATGCAGGGCTGGCGGGTGGAGATGGAGGACGCGCACACGGCTGTGCTGGGCCTTCAGACGCCCGGCATGACCGACTGGTCTTTTTTCGCCGTGTACGACGGCCACGCTGGATCCAGGGTGGCCAACTACTGCTCTAAGCACCTTCTTGAACACATCATCACTGCAAGCCTAGGAGCTGGGGTCACGCCCGGCTCGCAGGCTGGGTCCGACAGCTCCAGCCTGGACTCTCAGGCGCTCCCTGCTCCTGCCGTGGAGGCTGTGAAAGCCGGCATCCGCACGGGTTTCCTGAGGATCGACGAACACATGCGCAGCTTCTCTGACCTTCGGAACGGCATGGATCGCAGCGGCTCGACGGCTGTGGGCATCCTGCTGTCACCAGACCACTTCTTCTTCATCAACTGCGGGGATTCTCGAGCCGTTCTGTACCGCAACTCGCAGGTGTGCTTCTCCACGCTCGACCACAAGCCTTGCAACCCACGCGAGAGGGAGCGCATCCAGAACGCCGGCGGCTCGGTGATGATTCAGAGAGTTAATGGCTCCCTGGCGGTCTCAAGGGCCTTGGGGGACTACGATTACAAGTGCGTGGATGGCAAGGGCCCCACGGAGCAGCTGGTTAGCCCTGAACCGGAGGTGTATGTGATGGTCCGGGCGCCAGAACAAGATCAGTTCATTATTCTGGCGTGTGACGGCATCTGGGACGTCATGTCCAACGAGGAACTGTGTGAGTTTGTGAAATCGAGACTAGAGGTTTGTGACGACTTGGAGAGAGTCTGTAACGAAGTGGTGGATACCTGTCTGCACAAG GGAAGTCGGGATAACATGAGTATTGTTTTAGTGTGTTTGCCCAATGCTCCCAAAGTATCCGAGGAAGCTGTGAGGAGAGAAGCTGTGGTCAACAAATATCTGGAGGCCCGGGTGGAAG AAATGCTGTGTCGGCCCAATGACGAGGGGTTTCCGGACCTGGTGACGGTGATGAGGAACCTGGCCTCCGACAGTGGGATGCCCCCTCTGCCACCCGGGGGCGGACTTGCTAGCAA ACGCAGTATTATCGAAGCAGTATACAACCGTCTGAATCCATACAAGGAGGAAGATGGA CCCTCCTGTTTCATTTG a
- the ppm1ba gene encoding protein phosphatase 1B isoform X1, translating into MGAFLDKPKTEKHNSHGEGNGVRYGLSSMQGWRVEMEDAHTAVLGLQTPGMTDWSFFAVYDGHAGSRVANYCSKHLLEHIITASLGAGVTPGSQAGSDSSSLDSQALPAPAVEAVKAGIRTGFLRIDEHMRSFSDLRNGMDRSGSTAVGILLSPDHFFFINCGDSRAVLYRNSQVCFSTLDHKPCNPRERERIQNAGGSVMIQRVNGSLAVSRALGDYDYKCVDGKGPTEQLVSPEPEVYVMVRAPEQDQFIILACDGIWDVMSNEELCEFVKSRLEVCDDLERVCNEVVDTCLHKGSRDNMSIVLVCLPNAPKVSEEAVRREAVVNKYLEARVEEMLCRPNDEGFPDLVTVMRNLASDSGMPPLPPGGGLASKRSIIEAVYNRLNPYKEEDGRFRSDEDEPGGVSGFCPSLPSRPGHTHTLLHRALHACIAVSLHVSTDCHSRQEDNGVFFFGMMLYRTINALESGADLECHW; encoded by the exons ATGGGGGCGTTTCTGGACAAACCCAAAACGGAGAAGCACAACTCTCACGGCGAGGGGAACGGCGTGCGCTATGGGTTGAGCTCCATGCAGGGCTGGCGGGTGGAGATGGAGGACGCGCACACGGCTGTGCTGGGCCTTCAGACGCCCGGCATGACCGACTGGTCTTTTTTCGCCGTGTACGACGGCCACGCTGGATCCAGGGTGGCCAACTACTGCTCTAAGCACCTTCTTGAACACATCATCACTGCAAGCCTAGGAGCTGGGGTCACGCCCGGCTCGCAGGCTGGGTCCGACAGCTCCAGCCTGGACTCTCAGGCGCTCCCTGCTCCTGCCGTGGAGGCTGTGAAAGCCGGCATCCGCACGGGTTTCCTGAGGATCGACGAACACATGCGCAGCTTCTCTGACCTTCGGAACGGCATGGATCGCAGCGGCTCGACGGCTGTGGGCATCCTGCTGTCACCAGACCACTTCTTCTTCATCAACTGCGGGGATTCTCGAGCCGTTCTGTACCGCAACTCGCAGGTGTGCTTCTCCACGCTCGACCACAAGCCTTGCAACCCACGCGAGAGGGAGCGCATCCAGAACGCCGGCGGCTCGGTGATGATTCAGAGAGTTAATGGCTCCCTGGCGGTCTCAAGGGCCTTGGGGGACTACGATTACAAGTGCGTGGATGGCAAGGGCCCCACGGAGCAGCTGGTTAGCCCTGAACCGGAGGTGTATGTGATGGTCCGGGCGCCAGAACAAGATCAGTTCATTATTCTGGCGTGTGACGGCATCTGGGACGTCATGTCCAACGAGGAACTGTGTGAGTTTGTGAAATCGAGACTAGAGGTTTGTGACGACTTGGAGAGAGTCTGTAACGAAGTGGTGGATACCTGTCTGCACAAG GGAAGTCGGGATAACATGAGTATTGTTTTAGTGTGTTTGCCCAATGCTCCCAAAGTATCCGAGGAAGCTGTGAGGAGAGAAGCTGTGGTCAACAAATATCTGGAGGCCCGGGTGGAAG AAATGCTGTGTCGGCCCAATGACGAGGGGTTTCCGGACCTGGTGACGGTGATGAGGAACCTGGCCTCCGACAGTGGGATGCCCCCTCTGCCACCCGGGGGCGGACTTGCTAGCAA ACGCAGTATTATCGAAGCAGTATACAACCGTCTGAATCCATACAAGGAGGAAGATGGA aggtTTAGATCTGATGAGGACGAGCCAGGAGGTGTTTCTGGTTTCTGTCCGTCccttccctcacgccccggtcacacacacacactcctgcaCCGGGCCCTACACGCATGCATCGCTGTCTCACTCCACGTCTCAACAGATTGCCACTCCCGGCAAGAAGATAacggagtttttttttttggcatgatGTTGTATCGAACGATCAACGCACTAGAG AGTGGAGCAGATTTGGAGTGCCACTGGTAG
- the ppm1ba gene encoding protein phosphatase 1B isoform X3: MGAFLDKPKTEKHNSHGEGNGVRYGLSSMQGWRVEMEDAHTAVLGLQTPGMTDWSFFAVYDGHAGSRVANYCSKHLLEHIITASLGAGVTPGSQAGSDSSSLDSQALPAPAVEAVKAGIRTGFLRIDEHMRSFSDLRNGMDRSGSTAVGILLSPDHFFFINCGDSRAVLYRNSQVCFSTLDHKPCNPRERERIQNAGGSVMIQRVNGSLAVSRALGDYDYKCVDGKGPTEQLVSPEPEVYVMVRAPEQDQFIILACDGIWDVMSNEELCEFVKSRLEVCDDLERVCNEVVDTCLHKGSRDNMSIVLVCLPNAPKVSEEAVRREAVVNKYLEARVEEMLCRPNDEGFPDLVTVMRNLASDSGMPPLPPGGGLASKRSIIEAVYNRLNPYKEEDGPSCFI, from the exons ATGGGGGCGTTTCTGGACAAACCCAAAACGGAGAAGCACAACTCTCACGGCGAGGGGAACGGCGTGCGCTATGGGTTGAGCTCCATGCAGGGCTGGCGGGTGGAGATGGAGGACGCGCACACGGCTGTGCTGGGCCTTCAGACGCCCGGCATGACCGACTGGTCTTTTTTCGCCGTGTACGACGGCCACGCTGGATCCAGGGTGGCCAACTACTGCTCTAAGCACCTTCTTGAACACATCATCACTGCAAGCCTAGGAGCTGGGGTCACGCCCGGCTCGCAGGCTGGGTCCGACAGCTCCAGCCTGGACTCTCAGGCGCTCCCTGCTCCTGCCGTGGAGGCTGTGAAAGCCGGCATCCGCACGGGTTTCCTGAGGATCGACGAACACATGCGCAGCTTCTCTGACCTTCGGAACGGCATGGATCGCAGCGGCTCGACGGCTGTGGGCATCCTGCTGTCACCAGACCACTTCTTCTTCATCAACTGCGGGGATTCTCGAGCCGTTCTGTACCGCAACTCGCAGGTGTGCTTCTCCACGCTCGACCACAAGCCTTGCAACCCACGCGAGAGGGAGCGCATCCAGAACGCCGGCGGCTCGGTGATGATTCAGAGAGTTAATGGCTCCCTGGCGGTCTCAAGGGCCTTGGGGGACTACGATTACAAGTGCGTGGATGGCAAGGGCCCCACGGAGCAGCTGGTTAGCCCTGAACCGGAGGTGTATGTGATGGTCCGGGCGCCAGAACAAGATCAGTTCATTATTCTGGCGTGTGACGGCATCTGGGACGTCATGTCCAACGAGGAACTGTGTGAGTTTGTGAAATCGAGACTAGAGGTTTGTGACGACTTGGAGAGAGTCTGTAACGAAGTGGTGGATACCTGTCTGCACAAG GGAAGTCGGGATAACATGAGTATTGTTTTAGTGTGTTTGCCCAATGCTCCCAAAGTATCCGAGGAAGCTGTGAGGAGAGAAGCTGTGGTCAACAAATATCTGGAGGCCCGGGTGGAAG AAATGCTGTGTCGGCCCAATGACGAGGGGTTTCCGGACCTGGTGACGGTGATGAGGAACCTGGCCTCCGACAGTGGGATGCCCCCTCTGCCACCCGGGGGCGGACTTGCTAGCAA ACGCAGTATTATCGAAGCAGTATACAACCGTCTGAATCCATACAAGGAGGAAGATGGA CCCTCCTGTTTCATTTG A
- the ppm1ba gene encoding protein phosphatase 1B isoform X2, translating into MGAFLDKPKTEKHNSHGEGNGVRYGLSSMQGWRVEMEDAHTAVLGLQTPGMTDWSFFAVYDGHAGSRVANYCSKHLLEHIITASLGAGVTPGSQAGSDSSSLDSQALPAPAVEAVKAGIRTGFLRIDEHMRSFSDLRNGMDRSGSTAVGILLSPDHFFFINCGDSRAVLYRNSQVCFSTLDHKPCNPRERERIQNAGGSVMIQRVNGSLAVSRALGDYDYKCVDGKGPTEQLVSPEPEVYVMVRAPEQDQFIILACDGIWDVMSNEELCEFVKSRLEVCDDLERVCNEVVDTCLHKGSRDNMSIVLVCLPNAPKVSEEAVRREAVVNKYLEARVEEMLCRPNDEGFPDLVTVMRNLASDSGMPPLPPGGGLASKRSIIEAVYNRLNPYKEEDGSGADLECHW; encoded by the exons ATGGGGGCGTTTCTGGACAAACCCAAAACGGAGAAGCACAACTCTCACGGCGAGGGGAACGGCGTGCGCTATGGGTTGAGCTCCATGCAGGGCTGGCGGGTGGAGATGGAGGACGCGCACACGGCTGTGCTGGGCCTTCAGACGCCCGGCATGACCGACTGGTCTTTTTTCGCCGTGTACGACGGCCACGCTGGATCCAGGGTGGCCAACTACTGCTCTAAGCACCTTCTTGAACACATCATCACTGCAAGCCTAGGAGCTGGGGTCACGCCCGGCTCGCAGGCTGGGTCCGACAGCTCCAGCCTGGACTCTCAGGCGCTCCCTGCTCCTGCCGTGGAGGCTGTGAAAGCCGGCATCCGCACGGGTTTCCTGAGGATCGACGAACACATGCGCAGCTTCTCTGACCTTCGGAACGGCATGGATCGCAGCGGCTCGACGGCTGTGGGCATCCTGCTGTCACCAGACCACTTCTTCTTCATCAACTGCGGGGATTCTCGAGCCGTTCTGTACCGCAACTCGCAGGTGTGCTTCTCCACGCTCGACCACAAGCCTTGCAACCCACGCGAGAGGGAGCGCATCCAGAACGCCGGCGGCTCGGTGATGATTCAGAGAGTTAATGGCTCCCTGGCGGTCTCAAGGGCCTTGGGGGACTACGATTACAAGTGCGTGGATGGCAAGGGCCCCACGGAGCAGCTGGTTAGCCCTGAACCGGAGGTGTATGTGATGGTCCGGGCGCCAGAACAAGATCAGTTCATTATTCTGGCGTGTGACGGCATCTGGGACGTCATGTCCAACGAGGAACTGTGTGAGTTTGTGAAATCGAGACTAGAGGTTTGTGACGACTTGGAGAGAGTCTGTAACGAAGTGGTGGATACCTGTCTGCACAAG GGAAGTCGGGATAACATGAGTATTGTTTTAGTGTGTTTGCCCAATGCTCCCAAAGTATCCGAGGAAGCTGTGAGGAGAGAAGCTGTGGTCAACAAATATCTGGAGGCCCGGGTGGAAG AAATGCTGTGTCGGCCCAATGACGAGGGGTTTCCGGACCTGGTGACGGTGATGAGGAACCTGGCCTCCGACAGTGGGATGCCCCCTCTGCCACCCGGGGGCGGACTTGCTAGCAA ACGCAGTATTATCGAAGCAGTATACAACCGTCTGAATCCATACAAGGAGGAAGATGGA AGTGGAGCAGATTTGGAGTGCCACTGGTAG
- the LOC118556223 gene encoding neutral and basic amino acid transport protein rBAT-like has translation MSARKDGGPMELGESIRNPGFKEAADGGSASSVSGSERRRSSAVKLDADADAQEYTQVKPYAGMPKEVLLLHSSKARYRVPREILFWLIVCCTLALVAVTITIIAMSPPCLRWWQITPVYQVYPRSFRDSDGDGVGDLKGIKEKLDHFLDLNIKAVWISPFYRSPMKDFGYDVEDFRDIDPLFGNMKDFEELLAEMHNKGLRLIMDFIPNHTSDRHRWFNLSRTRDPHYEDYYVWTDCDPASPKPNNWVSIFGNSSWTYDEVRGQCYLHQFLKEQPDLNLRNPDVVQEIKDLIIFWLEKGVDGFRMDAVKHMLEAAHLRDEPQVDPDLPPELVTTEWDLYHDYTTSQVGLHDMLREFRAEMDTYSREPGRYRFMVTESYDYEEVEKTMMYYGTPLVKESDFPFNFYLLDLPHNTSGWWAKHLVDLWMSNMPRGQWPNWVVGNHDRSRIGSSAGRIYVRAINLMLLTLPGTPTTYYGEEIGMENINITQSEVQDPAGKYNVSLSRDPERSPMQWNDEMNAGFNSITNITWLPVHPDYEKVNVEVQMQDKGSVLSQYRFLNALRQSELPFLRGWFCYVLADTDVFSYLRELDGHKEAYLVVINFGKASTTTDLSAIQELPEQLSVLMSTNPANDGKVFQKSRVQTEPGEGLVIRYSTYTRFHPSHPAECYVSEKACYLETIGILYKC, from the exons ATGAGCGCGAGAAAGGACGGCGGCCCGATGGAGCTCGGCGAAAGCATCAGGAACCCGGGCTTTAAGGAGGCGGCCGACGGCGGCTCCGCGTCCAGCGTCTCCGGCTCGGAGAGGCGCCGCTCCTCGGCGGTGAAGCTGGACGCGGACGCGGACGCGCAGGAGTACACGCAGGTCAAGCCGTACGCCGGGATGCCCAAggaggtgctgctgctgcactccTCCAAGGCTCGGTACCGGGTGCCCAGGGAGATCCTGTTCTGGCTGATAGTGTGCTGCACCCTGGCGCTGGTGGCggtcaccatcaccatcatcgCCATGTCCCCGCCGTGCCTGCGCTGGTGGCAGATCACCCCCGTCTACCAGGTGTATCCGCGCTCCTTCAGGGACTCCGACGGCGACGGAGTGGGAGACCTGAAAG GAATCAAGGAGAAGCTGGATCACTTCCTGGACCTGAACATCAAGGCGGTGTGGATCAGCCCCTTCTACCGCTCTCCGATGAAAGACTTCGGCTACGACGTGGAGGATTTCAGGGACATCGACCCGCTCTTTGGGAACATGAAGGACTTTGAGGAACTCTTGGCTGAAATGCACAACAAGG gTTTGAGGCTGATTATGGACTTCATTCCCAATCACACCAGTGACCGCCACCGCTGGTTCAACCTGAGTCGGACTAGAGATCCTCACTACGAGGATTATTACGTCTGGACGGACTGCGATCCAGCTTCACCGAAGCCTAATAACTGG GTCAGTATCTTCGGGAACTCATCGTGGACTTATGATGAAGTCAGAGGCCAGTGTTACCTGCACCAGTTCCTCAAAGAGCAGCCGGACCTGAACCTAAGGAACCCCGATGTCGTTCAAGAGATCAAA GATCTTATTATTTTCTGGCTGGAGAAGGGGGTGGACGGGTTCCGGATGGATGCAGTGAAGCACATGCTGGAGGCAGCCCATCTGAGAGACGAGCCACAGGTGGATCCAGACTTGCCACCG GAATTAGTAACTACAGAATGGGACCTGTACCACGACTACACCACCAGTCAGGTGGGCTTGCACGACATGCTGAGGGAGTTCAGGGCCGAGATGGACACCTACAGCCGAGAGCCTGGCAGATACAG GTTCATGGTGACCGAATCCTACGATTATGAGGAGGTGGAGAAGACCATGATGTACTATGGGACTCCACTGGTAAAAGAAAGCGACTTCCCCTTTAACTTTTACCTGCTGGACCTGCCTCACAACACCAGCGGCTGGTGGGCTAAACATCTGGTCGACCTCTGGATGTCCAACATGCCAAGAGGACAATGGCCCAACTGGGTG GTGGGCAACCATGACAGGTCTAGAATCGGTTCCAGCGCTGGTCGAATCTACGTCCGTGCCATCAACCTGATGCTGCTGACCCTCCCCGGCACACCCACAACCTACTATGGCGAGGAGATCGGCATGGAGAACATTAACATCACACAAAGTGAAGTACAGGACCCCGCTGGGAAATACAACGTG AGTCTCAGTCGGGACCCTGAGCGCTCTCCGATGCAGTGGAACGACGAGATGAACGCGGGCTTCAACAGCATCACCAACATCACCTGGTTACCTGTGCATCCTGATTATGAAAAGGTCAACGTGGAG GTCCAGATGCAAGATAAAGGCTCCGTGCTCTCTCAGTACCGCTTCCTGAACGCCCTGCGGCAGTCGGAGCTCCCGTTTCTGCGTGGATGGTTCTGTTACGTCCTCGCTGATACCGACGTCTTCTCTTACCTGAGGGAGCTCGATGGACACAAAGAAGCTTACCTCGTGGTGATTAACTTTGGCAAAGCATCTACCACCACAGATCTCTCGGCCATCCAGGAGCTACCCGAGCAGCTCAGCGTGCTGATGAGCACGAACCCAGCCAACGACGGGAAGGTGTTCCAGAAATCCCGCGTCCAGACGGAACCGGGAGAAGGTCTGGTCATTCGCTACTCGACCTATACTCGGTTTCATCCCAGCCACCCTGCAGAATGCTATGTCTCTGAGAAGGCCTGCTATTTGGAGACCATTGGCATTCTTTATAAATGCTGA